One window of the Terriglobales bacterium genome contains the following:
- a CDS encoding PAS domain S-box protein, whose amino-acid sequence MDEASQAQAPDTQLFRDVFDSSPVGIAVEDLNGQPLFVNPAFCSMLGFSEEELRNKHCVDFSPAEDAEKDWVLFQQLRSGSINHYQLDKRYFRKDGSQFWGRLSLSLLKASPSPLVVAIVEDITHEKAAEDKVRASEERLRLAQQTTRIGTFESDVRTGVVTWTPEMELIYGLPQGAFAKTRTAFQNLIHPEDRRTVNELIELASKSGELTTGEWRVVWPDGSVHWIAGRWQVLLDQLGEPSRVLGVNIDVTDRKRAELELLQMNRALKEQATVLQSREELLKIFVKNVPAGVAMLDRDMRYLQVSDRWCLDYSLNSSQVIGRSHYEIFPDVPERWKEMHRRALQGETLRANEDAWERDDGATTWVRWEIRPWRTPTGSVGGILIFAEDITHRKRMEEALSEMSRKLIESQEQERARIGRELHDDINQRLAMLAVELEQLEENPLEIRSRLRELRKQTIEISNDVQALSHELHSSKLEYLGVVAGIRSWCREFAERQKIQIDFRDDVSNVLPFDIGLALFRVLQEALHNAIKHSGVKRLEVQMLERSEEVHLIVSDSGKGFDLEAAKRLGGLGLTSMRERVRLVNGEMEIQSKPIGGTTIYVRIPFAVQAFSKQASGQ is encoded by the coding sequence ATGGACGAGGCATCTCAAGCCCAGGCCCCGGACACGCAGCTCTTCCGCGACGTTTTCGATTCGAGTCCGGTTGGCATTGCTGTAGAAGATTTGAACGGCCAGCCGCTTTTTGTGAATCCCGCCTTTTGCTCGATGCTTGGTTTCAGCGAGGAGGAGCTGCGGAACAAACACTGCGTTGACTTTTCTCCTGCTGAAGATGCCGAAAAGGACTGGGTCCTCTTCCAGCAATTGCGATCCGGTTCAATAAATCACTATCAACTCGATAAGCGTTATTTCCGGAAGGATGGTTCGCAGTTCTGGGGACGTCTGAGTCTCTCTCTGTTGAAAGCTAGTCCCTCTCCACTCGTGGTAGCGATTGTTGAAGACATTACTCACGAAAAGGCGGCAGAGGATAAGGTACGGGCAAGCGAAGAACGCTTGCGACTGGCACAGCAAACGACTCGGATTGGAACCTTTGAAAGCGATGTTCGGACCGGCGTTGTCACCTGGACGCCCGAGATGGAATTGATCTACGGCTTGCCGCAGGGCGCCTTTGCGAAAACCAGAACTGCATTTCAGAACCTCATTCACCCCGAAGATCGGCGAACCGTCAACGAACTGATTGAGTTGGCATCGAAATCAGGAGAACTCACAACCGGAGAGTGGCGTGTTGTCTGGCCTGATGGCAGCGTTCATTGGATAGCGGGACGCTGGCAGGTTTTGTTGGACCAGCTGGGCGAGCCTTCGCGTGTGCTTGGCGTCAATATAGATGTAACTGACCGCAAGCGGGCAGAACTAGAGTTGCTGCAAATGAACCGCGCTTTGAAAGAACAGGCAACAGTACTGCAATCCCGGGAAGAGCTGCTGAAAATCTTCGTCAAGAACGTCCCGGCGGGGGTGGCGATGCTTGACAGAGATATGCGCTATCTCCAAGTGAGCGACCGCTGGTGTCTGGATTATTCGCTCAATAGCTCGCAGGTTATCGGCCGATCGCATTATGAGATTTTTCCTGACGTTCCCGAACGCTGGAAAGAAATGCACCGTCGTGCTCTGCAAGGAGAAACCCTGCGAGCGAACGAAGACGCGTGGGAACGCGATGACGGCGCGACCACCTGGGTCCGCTGGGAGATTCGTCCTTGGAGAACGCCCACCGGAAGCGTAGGGGGAATTCTGATTTTCGCCGAGGATATTACGCACCGCAAGCGCATGGAAGAAGCTCTTTCGGAGATGTCCCGAAAATTGATTGAATCGCAAGAGCAAGAACGCGCGCGGATCGGGAGAGAGCTTCACGACGATATCAATCAACGGTTGGCAATGTTAGCGGTGGAACTCGAACAACTCGAAGAGAATCCACTTGAGATTCGAAGCCGCCTGAGAGAGCTACGAAAACAAACAATTGAGATCTCGAATGACGTACAAGCTTTGTCGCATGAATTGCATTCCTCAAAGCTGGAGTATCTGGGTGTAGTTGCGGGCATACGAAGCTGGTGCAGGGAGTTCGCCGAGCGCCAGAAAATACAAATTGACTTCAGAGACGATGTCTCCAATGTACTGCCATTCGATATCGGGCTTGCTCTTTTTCGAGTCCTACAAGAAGCCCTGCACAATGCCATCAAGCACAGCGGAGTCAAACGACTCGAAGTGCAGATGCTGGAGCGGTCAGAGGAAGTTCATCTCATCGTGAGTGATTCAGGCAAAGGGTTTGACCTCGAAGCAGCTAAACGACTTGGGGGGTTAGGTCTCACAAGCATGAGGGAACGTGTTCGGCTTGTGAATGGAGAGATGGAGATCCAATCAAAGCCGATAGGTGGAACTACAATATACGTTCGCATTCCCTTTGCGGTACAAGCCTTCTCTAAACAAGCCAGCGGACAATAG
- a CDS encoding cytochrome c, whose protein sequence is MKFKSAVVCALLLGVSAVSWGANDGATLYKKKCASCHGASGEGKSGPALKGTQLDQDQIVQQITKGKPDSKPPHKKGLSGISEEHAKAIAEYIKALQ, encoded by the coding sequence ATGAAATTCAAAAGTGCGGTTGTCTGTGCATTGCTTCTAGGCGTATCTGCGGTCTCATGGGGAGCAAATGATGGAGCGACACTCTACAAGAAAAAATGTGCCTCGTGCCATGGTGCGAGTGGAGAAGGCAAATCTGGGCCCGCGCTGAAGGGAACGCAATTAGATCAGGACCAGATCGTGCAACAGATAACCAAGGGTAAGCCGGACAGCAAACCTCCTCACAAAAAGGGATTATCGGGAATCAGCGAGGAACACGCCAAAGCCATTGCCGAGTACATAAAGGCTTTGCAGTAG
- a CDS encoding M48 family metallopeptidase: MNHALLRSLLTSILLLFNAFVSAQSSGPAFPNPGKPGMSRDQQRALGLQAAAEVYKQMPVLPDSSPETQYIRQLGQKLVATIPPEYSWPFEFHVVAQKEINAFALPGGPMFVNVGTVTAAANEAELAGVMAHEMSHVYMQHSAKQASKAQWTSGLAGLASGILGSTTGGTLGQLAQYGIQFGAQGLMLKYSRTDEAQADSVGAIILYKAGYNPQSLADFFKTLESQGGSPPQWLSDHPNPGNRKQAIEKEINGWQVRNYAENSLAFQKVRQHAVGVKAYTAEEIAAGGKSGQWAQVNQKNGAAFNSSARTASSPGVAVAPVPLQGVLPSRQMVATDLGQMKMARPNNWSVIMPQQQDEFVTIAPKAGITPNGVGYGVLINAANTNSPGISLDQVTRQLVRDLEKTHRLKPLGEAQAIAVNGVQGRSLMMQSVSPFLSANGAQLERDWLVAVPQRNNVVLFFLFVAPQAEFSSFQPTYEAMLKSVQF; the protein is encoded by the coding sequence ATGAATCATGCATTGCTGCGATCTCTTCTTACGTCGATACTTTTGTTGTTTAATGCGTTCGTCTCGGCGCAGTCGTCCGGTCCGGCGTTTCCCAATCCGGGAAAACCTGGCATGTCGCGGGACCAGCAGCGGGCCCTCGGTTTGCAAGCTGCGGCCGAGGTGTATAAGCAAATGCCGGTTTTGCCGGATAGCAGCCCGGAGACCCAGTACATTCGCCAACTCGGACAGAAGCTGGTAGCAACCATTCCGCCTGAATACTCATGGCCCTTCGAATTTCACGTCGTTGCGCAGAAGGAGATCAATGCCTTCGCCCTTCCCGGCGGTCCTATGTTCGTGAACGTCGGCACAGTGACGGCCGCTGCGAATGAGGCAGAGCTGGCAGGCGTGATGGCCCACGAAATGTCACACGTCTACATGCAGCATTCCGCCAAGCAGGCGAGCAAAGCGCAGTGGACGTCAGGTCTGGCGGGGCTTGCGAGCGGCATCCTCGGATCGACTACTGGAGGAACGTTGGGACAGCTCGCGCAATACGGCATCCAGTTTGGGGCGCAGGGCCTCATGCTTAAGTATTCGCGTACTGACGAGGCGCAGGCCGACTCCGTAGGCGCCATCATCTTATACAAGGCGGGCTACAATCCGCAGTCCCTGGCGGACTTCTTCAAGACTCTGGAGTCGCAGGGTGGATCACCGCCGCAGTGGCTCAGCGACCATCCCAATCCGGGAAATCGCAAGCAAGCCATCGAAAAAGAGATCAATGGTTGGCAGGTCAGGAATTACGCAGAAAACAGCCTGGCTTTTCAGAAAGTCCGCCAACACGCGGTTGGAGTAAAGGCCTACACGGCGGAGGAGATCGCCGCAGGCGGCAAGAGCGGCCAATGGGCGCAAGTGAATCAGAAAAACGGGGCTGCATTCAACTCATCCGCTCGCACTGCATCAAGCCCAGGCGTCGCTGTTGCTCCGGTGCCGCTGCAAGGGGTGCTGCCCAGCCGGCAAATGGTAGCTACGGATCTTGGACAAATGAAAATGGCGCGGCCGAACAACTGGTCTGTAATCATGCCGCAGCAGCAGGACGAATTCGTGACCATTGCCCCCAAGGCGGGAATTACGCCCAATGGTGTTGGCTATGGAGTCCTGATCAACGCGGCCAATACCAACAGTCCTGGCATTAGCCTGGATCAGGTCACCAGACAATTGGTGCGGGATCTTGAAAAAACGCACCGCCTCAAGCCTTTGGGCGAAGCCCAGGCCATTGCCGTAAACGGAGTGCAGGGACGTTCGTTGATGATGCAGTCGGTCTCACCTTTTCTATCTGCTAACGGTGCGCAACTCGAGCGCGACTGGCTGGTTGCTGTGCCTCAACGGAACAACGTAGTGCTCTTTTTCCTGTTTGTTGCACCACAAGCGGAATTCAGCAGCTTCCAGCCTACGTACGAGGCCATGCTGAAGAGCGTTCAGTTCTAG
- the aqpZ gene encoding aquaporin Z, protein MMPLSKRVLAEFMGTFWLVFGGCGSAVLAAAFPQLGIGLLGVALAFGLTVMTMAYAIGHVSGCHLNPAVSVGLWMGKRFPASDLIPYIIAQVVGAIAGSGVLYVIASGKEGFSVAGRFASNGYGAHSPGGYSLLAGIVAELVLTFFFLMIILGSTDKRAPQGLAPIAIGLGLTLIHLIGIPVTGVSVNPARSTGPALFVGGWALAQLWMFWIVPILGAAIAGVAYGAFAGTAQPEMIRAAAAR, encoded by the coding sequence ATGATGCCTCTATCAAAGCGAGTGTTAGCCGAGTTTATGGGTACTTTTTGGTTGGTTTTTGGCGGGTGCGGCAGCGCCGTGCTAGCCGCCGCATTTCCTCAATTGGGAATCGGCCTGCTAGGAGTGGCCCTGGCGTTTGGCTTGACGGTTATGACGATGGCCTATGCCATCGGACACGTGTCCGGTTGTCATCTCAATCCTGCTGTTTCCGTCGGCTTGTGGATGGGCAAACGTTTTCCAGCTTCCGACCTTATCCCCTACATCATTGCCCAAGTGGTGGGTGCGATCGCGGGCTCGGGAGTCTTGTACGTTATCGCCTCCGGAAAGGAGGGGTTCTCAGTTGCGGGACGCTTCGCATCGAATGGCTACGGCGCTCACTCACCTGGCGGATATTCCTTGCTTGCTGGAATTGTTGCAGAACTGGTTCTGACGTTTTTCTTTCTGATGATCATCCTGGGATCTACCGATAAGCGCGCGCCTCAGGGACTTGCTCCTATCGCAATCGGACTCGGGCTAACGTTAATCCATCTGATCGGCATTCCGGTCACGGGCGTTTCGGTGAATCCCGCGCGGAGTACTGGACCGGCGCTATTTGTGGGCGGATGGGCGTTAGCACAGCTGTGGATGTTTTGGATTGTTCCCATTCTGGGCGCAGCAATTGCCGGTGTTGCTTATGGCGCATTCGCAGGCACTGCCCAGCCTGAAATGATCCGCGCAGCCGCCGCACGCTAA
- a CDS encoding 4Fe-4S dicluster domain-containing protein, giving the protein MSASAATLPVKTTLVDVTKCIGCRACQVACKQWNDREGEETELQPNLGIQNPITLSANTLTLITSHEIPNENAPGGLNYVFSMRRCLHCLEPACASACPTTALTRQADGPVTYDASKCIGCRYCVWACPWGVPQAEWDSLAPKIQKCTHCADRADQPAASSRNGNAITEQESKQFLEKVVVPACVKACPADALRFGDREEMLKEAHNRISAHPEKYVDHIYGEKEAGGTSVLYLSSVPFAKLGFPELDSRPYPAFSKLALGAVPPAVMGLGAILGSIYAFLKRRIPAVAGDKGLMTDSSDHGGHVEFDVLRHKLLTPFNWTLIVLMAFGVISLIARFALGLGGSTNLSNTYPWGLWILFDLVWIAIAAGAFATAGFIYIFQRKDLYSMARSAVLMGLLSYSFVMVTLIADLGLPWNSYQLALQAPDHSAMFEVSWCVGLYVTILLLEFLPVPFERWGLHRALHAWRRWSGAYVAFALTLFVYLLSRSLIYATVTAVIFALLAWAFRAKEKKPEPIMLAIAAVTLSTMHQSSLGSLFLLMPDKVAPQWWSPAMPISFFLSSVAAGTALVILIEMWIAKAWNRRLRIAQLQAMGKITFWSLFVYLGFRLADMAIRGQLPGVFSGKIGALFTVEIALGGIVPLILLAPLSFRIRPPVLFVATLLTTAGVIFNRVNVVLFAMNLKGSMPQNAPESYFPTIFEWGISVGLIAAAIFLFALVARFMPLLPKQESQRAAV; this is encoded by the coding sequence GTGAGCGCGTCCGCAGCAACACTACCTGTTAAGACTACTTTGGTTGACGTCACTAAGTGCATTGGATGCCGCGCCTGTCAAGTTGCGTGCAAACAATGGAACGATCGGGAAGGCGAAGAAACCGAGTTGCAGCCCAATTTGGGTATTCAGAATCCAATCACACTCAGCGCAAATACCCTTACGCTCATCACTTCCCACGAAATTCCCAACGAGAATGCCCCGGGAGGACTGAATTACGTTTTCAGCATGCGTCGCTGCCTGCATTGCCTGGAGCCGGCATGTGCTTCGGCTTGTCCGACTACTGCGTTAACGAGGCAAGCCGACGGTCCGGTTACTTATGATGCGAGCAAATGCATTGGCTGCCGGTACTGTGTTTGGGCATGTCCATGGGGCGTACCACAAGCGGAATGGGACTCACTTGCGCCAAAGATCCAGAAATGTACTCACTGCGCGGATCGAGCGGATCAGCCTGCGGCTTCGAGCCGAAATGGGAATGCAATAACCGAGCAGGAAAGCAAGCAGTTTCTCGAAAAGGTGGTCGTGCCGGCCTGCGTCAAAGCGTGTCCAGCTGACGCTTTGCGGTTCGGCGACCGGGAAGAGATGCTCAAGGAAGCTCATAATCGAATCTCTGCTCATCCAGAGAAATACGTCGATCACATTTATGGAGAAAAAGAAGCTGGGGGCACAAGTGTCCTCTATCTATCATCGGTGCCGTTCGCGAAGCTCGGTTTTCCTGAGTTAGACAGCCGCCCGTATCCAGCATTTTCCAAGTTGGCTCTAGGCGCCGTTCCTCCTGCGGTTATGGGTTTAGGCGCTATTCTCGGCAGCATCTATGCATTCTTGAAGCGTCGAATACCCGCCGTCGCAGGCGATAAAGGTCTCATGACCGATTCCTCTGATCATGGTGGTCACGTAGAGTTCGACGTCCTGCGGCACAAATTGCTTACACCATTTAATTGGACGCTCATAGTGCTCATGGCCTTCGGTGTTATTTCGTTGATTGCGAGGTTCGCCCTCGGGTTGGGCGGCAGCACGAACCTTTCAAATACCTATCCCTGGGGACTGTGGATTCTTTTCGACCTGGTATGGATTGCGATTGCAGCAGGCGCATTCGCCACTGCTGGATTTATTTATATCTTCCAGCGGAAAGATCTCTATTCCATGGCGCGTTCCGCAGTTCTCATGGGACTACTCAGTTATTCATTTGTAATGGTCACCTTGATCGCCGATCTTGGCCTGCCCTGGAATTCCTATCAACTTGCTCTGCAAGCTCCCGATCATTCGGCGATGTTCGAAGTGTCATGGTGTGTTGGGCTCTACGTGACGATACTTCTTCTCGAGTTTTTACCCGTTCCCTTTGAGCGATGGGGACTGCACAGAGCCCTGCACGCGTGGCGTAGATGGTCTGGAGCATATGTCGCTTTCGCACTCACGCTGTTCGTCTATTTGCTTTCTCGCAGTCTTATCTATGCCACAGTAACAGCCGTCATTTTCGCTTTACTAGCCTGGGCATTCAGAGCCAAAGAGAAGAAGCCTGAGCCCATCATGCTGGCCATCGCAGCAGTAACCCTTTCCACAATGCACCAAAGCTCGCTCGGCTCATTGTTCTTGCTGATGCCGGATAAGGTTGCGCCGCAATGGTGGTCACCGGCGATGCCCATTTCATTTTTCCTCTCATCAGTGGCCGCTGGCACTGCCCTCGTGATCCTGATCGAAATGTGGATCGCGAAGGCATGGAATCGGCGGCTCCGAATTGCGCAACTGCAAGCAATGGGCAAGATCACCTTTTGGTCGCTCTTTGTCTACCTGGGTTTTCGCCTCGCTGACATGGCGATACGCGGCCAGTTACCTGGGGTGTTTTCGGGGAAAATCGGCGCACTCTTTACAGTCGAAATTGCGCTGGGTGGTATCGTTCCTTTGATCTTACTTGCCCCTCTTTCCTTCCGAATTCGCCCTCCAGTGCTATTTGTTGCGACACTTTTGACTACCGCGGGAGTCATTTTCAATCGCGTGAACGTCGTTCTCTTTGCTATGAACTTGAAAGGCTCAATGCCTCAGAACGCGCCAGAATCCTACTTCCCAACCATTTTCGAATGGGGCATTTCAGTCGGTCTTATCGCTGCAGCCATTTTCCTGTTTGCACTTGTAGCCCGATTTATGCCGCTCCTTCCCAAGCAAGAATCACAGCGGGCCGCGGTATGA